The Oreochromis niloticus isolate F11D_XX linkage group LG15, O_niloticus_UMD_NMBU, whole genome shotgun sequence genome includes a region encoding these proteins:
- the LOC112842350 gene encoding uncharacterized protein K02A2.6-like, giving the protein MAGMIGQMDPFDDAGEQWATYIERFEHYILANDIQPEKRVPVLLSVMGPKTYGLLRNLVAPSKPGTMQYDNIVGVLQAHFAPKPLVIAERFRFHKRNQGEEETVAQYVAVLKRLSEHCEFGAYLEDALRDRFVCGLKCETVQKRLLTEKDLTFRKAVDYAVSAETATREVQQLSGSLKVNAVLSQKGDKCRRCGKMNHTDDDCWYKDRDCHQCGRKGHTKRMCKGRTRSSQDWNRKAKEGKPELKGYAVKNRAKDKKRRIHHVAAEESGSEGTRPDTDSELELYSLSRKEKYSRISLMPVVNGKKMEMELDTGAAVSLIPWEQYKSMLSQLPLQPTDIMLKTYTGEPLAPEGVIKVQVELNKQRATLPLYVVKVDAPPLFGREWLRVIKLNWKDLKMIHAREQSGNDNLEAVLKKHSAVFSKELGTMKGIKARLTLRPDSVPKFCPPRNVPYALRPRVEAELKRLTELGVITPVEHSDWATPVVPVNKKDGSVRLCGDFKVTLNSQLCVDKYPLPRIEDLFASLAGGQHFSKLDLANAYLQMEVEEESKKLLTVSTQKGLFRFNRLPFGVASSPALFQKAMDQVLLGLPYTHCYLDDILVSGPDKQTHLRTLKAVLGRLEDYGLHLKQEKCLFFQESVEYLGHIIDAAGLHKSPEKVRAVMEAPAPADVSQLRSFLGMLNYYGRFIPGLATVLKPLNELLSKEKKWQWTSACESAFQKAKERLASPEILTHYNPELPLRLACDASPYGVGAVLSHVMPDGQERPIAYASRTLSKAERNYAQIEREALAIVFGVRKFHQYLHGNKFTLLTDHRPLTSILSPVKGTPSMAAARMQRWALLLSAHNYTLQYRKGAHHANADGLSRLPLPLAQKEKQGAVEVFYASQLDTLPVGVAEIRRDTLSDVTLSRVLEMVTTGRFPAAKDADQELSPYLMRRHELTIQQGCLMWGVRVVVPPKLRSHVLKELHAAHPGMVRMKSLARSYVWWPGIDSQIELQAKACHSCQRVQKEPGLAPLHPWLWPSCPWERIHVDFAGPFEGHMYLVVVDAHSKWPEVHIMDSTTAGKTIQVLRGLFSRHGIPHVLVSDNGPQFCSEEFRVFLKANGVKHIRSAPYHPATNGLAERFVQTFKHALKASRGTAPVQQRLDTFLLTYRNTPHATTRETPAILFIGRKLRSRLDFLKPSVAGAVRRAQDAQQQCRQQHSRDRQFTLGEPVLVRDYRKGEDKWTHGVVLEKTGPVSYKVNVGAQGVWKRHVDQMLTRPESVSQQVTVDPPTSSQMSPAQSGSDTMLHPCTSLQEETVEQVLGTTSPPETLQSLKPSPTDCTQVTESVRRYPVRVTKPPVRYRDG; this is encoded by the coding sequence ATGGCTGGAATGATTGGGCAGATGGACCCCTTTGATGATGCTGGTGAGCAATGGGCAACGTATATTGAACGTTTTGAGCATTACATCCTTGCTAATGACATTCAGCCTGAGAAACGGGTCCCGGTGCTGCTGAGTGTGATGGGTCCCAAGACGTACGGTCTTCTGCGTAATCTGGTGGCTCCAAGCAAGCCTGGGACAATGCAGTATGACAATATTGTGGGTGTTTTGCAAGCTCATTTTGCTCCCAAACCGCTGGTAATAGCTGAGAGGTTCCGGTTCCACAAGAGGAATCAGGGGGAAGAAGAAACGGTCGCACAGTATGTGGCGGTGCTAAAAAGACTATCAGAACATTGCGAGTTTGGTGCGTATCTGGAAGATGCTCTACGGgacagatttgtgtgtggattaAAGTGTGAAACTGTGCAGAAGCGTCTTTTGACTGAAAAGGATCTCACGTTTCGCAAAGCAGTTGATTATGCCGTGTCGGCAGAGACAGCAACACGTGAGGTGCAGCAGTTAAGTGGTTCCCTTAAAGTGAATGCGGTGCTGTCACAAAAAGGTGATAAGTGCCGCCGCTGTGGGAAAATGAATCATACTGATGATGACTGCTGGTACAAGGACCGTGACTGTCACCAGTGTGGGAGGAAGGGCCACACGAAACGCATGTGTAAAGGTAGAACCAGAAGCAGCCAAGATTGGAACAGGAAAGCGAAAGAGGGAAAACCTGAGCTGAAAGGCTATGCAGTTAAAAACAGAGCAAAGGACAAAAAGAGGAGAATTCATCATGTTGCTGCAGAGGAAAGTGGAAGTGAAGGAACCAGACCTGACACTGATAGTGAGTTGGAGCTGTATTCTTTGTCTCGAAAAGAGAAATATTCACGTATCTCCCTAATGCCTGTAGTTAATGGGAAGAAAATGGAGATGGAGCTGGATACAGGGGCTGCTGTGTCTTTGATCCCATGGGAACAGTACAAAAGTATGCTGAGTCAGTTGCCGCTGCAACCCACTGACATTATGCTGAAAACATACACTGGGGAGCCGCTGGCACCAGAAGGGGTCATCAAGGTGCAAGTTGAGCTGAATAAGCAGCGTGCTACACTACCCTTGTACGTGGTAAAGGTGGATGCTCCACCACTGTTTGGTAGGGAGTGGCTGAGAGTTATCAAGCTGAACTGGAAAGACTTAAAGATGATTCATGCCAGAGAGCAGAGCGGGAATGACAACCTGGAGGCTGTGTTAAAGAAACACTCAGCCGTTTTCTCTAAGGAGCTGGGCACAATGAAGGGAATTAAAGCCAGATTGACTCTTAGGCCTGATAGTGTCCCCAAATTCTGTCCACCACGTAACGTGCCTTATGCTCTCCGCCCTCGGGTGGAGGCGGAACTGAAACGCCTGACTGAGCTTGGGGTGATCACACCAGTGGAGCATAGTGATTGGGCTACGCCCGTGGTCCCTGTCAACAAGAAGGatggctcagtgagactctgtgGTGATTTCAAAGTCACTCTAAATTCGCAGCTCTGTGTGGATAAGTACCCACTTCCACGCATTGAGGACCTATTTGCTTCTCTAGCAGGAGGACAGCATTTCAGTAAGCTAGACTTAGCAAATGCCTACCTACAGATGGAGGTAGAAGAGGAGTCTAAGAAGCTACTGACTGTTTCGACACAAAAAGGGCTGTTCCGTTTCAATCGCTTGCCTTTTGGAGTGGCGTCGTCACCTGCATTGTTTCAGAAGGCTATGGATCAAGTGCTTCTCGGCCTACCATACACCCATtgttatctggatgacatcCTCGTCAGTGGTCCAGATAAACAGACACATCTGAGAACCCTTAAGGCAGTTTTGGGCAGGCTGGAGGACTATGGCCTGCATCTCAAACAGGAGAAGTGCCTGTTTTTCCAAGAATCAGTGGAATACCTGGGCCACATAATTGATGCGGCAGGGTTACACAAATCACCAGAAAAGGTGCGTGCCGTTATGGAAGCTCCAGCACCAGCTGATGTCAGCCAGTTACGTTCTTTTCTGGGAATGCTCAACTATTATGGGCGTTTCATACCTGGTTTAGCTACAGTCCTGAAGCCGTTGAATGAGCTACTCAGTAAAGAGAAGAAATGGCAGTGGACATCAGCCTGTGAGTCAGCTTTCCAGAAAGCTAAAGAACGTCTGGCCTCACCAGAAATACTCACCCACTACAATCCTGAACTGCCTCTCCGTTTGGCATGTGACGCTTCACCATATGGAGTTGGAGCCGTGCTCTCACATGTCATGCCTGATGGCCAAGAACGGCCAATTGCCTATGCTTCACGAACCCTCAGCAAAGCAGAACGAAACTATGCTCAGATCGAGAGGGAGGCGTTGGCTATTGTTTTTGGAGTGCGCAAGTTTCACCAGTATCTCCATGGTAACAAGTTCACCTTGCTCACTGATCACCGCCCACTGACCTCCATTCTGAGTCCAGTGAAAGGTACACCATCAATGGCAGCTGCACGAATGCAGCGTTGGGCGCTCCTTCTGTCAGCACATAATTACACCTTGCAGTATCGGAAGGGGGCACATCACGCCAATGCGGATGGACTGTCACGTTTGCCTCTGCCCCTTgcacagaaagagaaacagggagCGGTGGAGGTCTTCTACGCATCTCAACTGGACACATTACCAGTCGGTGTTGCTGAGATCAGACGTGACACCttgtctgatgtcacattgtCTCGTGTCCTGGAAATGGTAACAACTGGACGCTTTCCAGCAGCAAAGGACGCAGATCAAGAGCTGTCACCTTATCTGATGCGCAGACATGAACTCACAATACAGCAGGGATGCCTCATGTGGGGCGTGAGGGTGGTAGTGCCACCTAAGCTGCGCTCTCATGTTCTGAAAGAGCTCCACGCTGCACATCCAGGGATGGTGAGGATGAAGAGCTTAGCTCGCAGCTATGTTTGGTGGCCTGGGATTGATTCTCAAATTGAGCTTCAAGCTAAAGCCTGCCACTCTTGTCAGCGTGTGCAAAAAGAGCCTGGGTTAGCACCTTTGCACCCTTGGCTGTGGCCTTCCTGTCCGTGGGAACGGATCCATGTGGATTTTGCAGGTCCATTTGAAGGTCACATGTACCTGGTGGTGGTAGATGCACATTCCAAGTGGCCTGAAGTGCATATTATGGATAGCACCACAGCTGGTAAAACCATACAAGTGCTGCGGGGTCTTTTTAGTCGCCATGGCATTCCTCACGTCCTGGTGAGTGATAACGGACCGCAGTTCTGTTCTGAGGAATTCAGGGTGTTCCTGAAAGCTAATGGAGTTAAACACATCCGCTCCGCGCCGTACCATCCTGCCACTAATGGTTTGGCTGAGCGTTTTGTGCAGACATTCAAGCATGCACTGAAAGCTTCCAGGGGTACAGCACCTGTGCAACAACGCCTTGACACGTTCCTTTTGACATATCGCAACACTCCCCATGCAACAACTAGAGAAACGCCAGCCATATTGTTCATTGGACGCAAGCTGCGCTCTCGACTGGATTTTCTGAAGCCCAGTGTGGCCGGAGCAGTGCGTCGGGCACAAGATGCTCAACAACAATGCCGACAGCAACACTCCAGGGACAGACAGTTCACTCTGGGCGAACCTGTCCTGGTGCGTGATTATAGGAAGGGAGAGGACAAGTGGACGCACGGTGTCGTACTGGAGAAGACTGGGCCAGTGTCATACAAGGTGAATGTGGGAGCCCAAGGAGTGTGGAAACGTCATGTAGATCAGATGCTGACGCGACCCGAGTCAGTATCTCAGCAGGTCACAGTGGATCCTCCGACAAGCTCTCAGATGTCACCAGCCCAGAGTGGTAGTGACACCATGCTTCACCCTTGTACATCTCTGCAGGAAGAGACTGTTGAACAGGTTCTGGGGACCACCTCACCTCCAGAAACACTCCAGTCTCTTAAACCATCACCGACTGACTGTACGCAGGTTACAGAGTCTGTAAGACGTTACCCAGTGAGAGTCACTAAGCCACCCGTTCGTTATCGTGATGGGTGA